From Woronichinia naegeliana WA131, the proteins below share one genomic window:
- a CDS encoding type II toxin-antitoxin system RelE/ParE family toxin: MAQKRIIQYLKTQVAIQSNPRLLGRSLKGNKQGLWRYRVGNYRIICEILDTQMLVLVVKVGSRQSVYD, from the coding sequence GTGGCACAGAAACGAATTATCCAATATCTAAAAACTCAAGTTGCCATTCAATCTAATCCTCGTTTATTGGGGCGTAGTTTAAAGGGAAATAAGCAGGGTCTTTGGCGTTATCGTGTGGGGAATTATCGTATTATTTGTGAAATTTTGGATACTCAAATGCTTGTTTTAGTTGTTAAAGTGGGATCACGTCAATCTGTTTATGACTAG
- a CDS encoding CBS domain-containing protein — MDLILCHQTVDFDALGAAVGLSRLRPGSRIVLAGGAHPTVRDFLALHRDELALMEMRSVNPHHLRSLFIVDNQRRDRLGKAAQWLDLAHLASIEVYDHHLHQSGDIPATFTQIEAVGATTTLIVEKLQATELQLQPVEASVMALGIHVDTGSLTFPQTTVRDAKALAWLMEQGAQVRTIAEYVEPGLSPILQTLLTEAMENLESSMVSGFRITSVLLHTDTFIPGLSNLAEKLLELTESDALLLGHGYRQRQDEGFYPDVRLTVIGRTRIEGTNLQPLFVPLGGGGHSQAASVNLRNVDPQSCLAQLRSQLIDQIPQPLTARDLMSSPVRTIRPQTTIEQAQRILFRYGHSGLSVVDRPEPLADQVQKPNQERGEAGQIDRLVGIISRRDIDLALHHGFRHAPVKGYMTRQVKTISPDTLLPDIEAMMVTFDLGRLPVVDQGKLIGIVTRTDVLRQLHRDRQFLHRQQSKDPLVSCLLPDFRDRLHPALWQFLEQAAQIAQAQGWHLYLVGGAIRDLLLTGQGETMLLQDIDLVVDGFHEAAEAEAGVQLARHLQNCYPQTRLSVHGEFQTAALLWHKDPELGSLWVDIATARTEFYPYPAANPQVEASSIRQDLYRRDFTINALALRLTTPNQGELLDFFGGILDLRSRQVRVLHANSFIEDPTRIYRAVRFAVRLGFAIEPQTESYIRYAVESGIYENLKLADHPAPALTTRLKAELKIILDSVFWQAALKKLSDLGALKCLHPHLQFNAPLAWQMRWITRLENEPRKSRLSNFQTTALPEPWLVRLLILLASLPERDRGKIATNLQLPQPLIDILQNLAEAEKCLIETLPLCQRASEIAKRLRAYKPITLILVAVRNNKAIRRQIVWYITQLSQVQLLLNGDDLKALGYRPGPQFKILLEALLMATLDKEITNQAEAEVWLKEFYQN; from the coding sequence ATGGATTTAATCTTGTGTCATCAAACAGTGGATTTCGATGCTCTAGGAGCGGCGGTGGGTCTCTCTCGACTCAGGCCAGGTAGTCGCATTGTGTTAGCGGGGGGAGCCCATCCTACAGTACGGGATTTTTTAGCCTTACATCGAGACGAATTAGCGTTAATGGAAATGCGAAGTGTTAATCCTCACCATCTTCGATCGCTTTTTATTGTGGATAATCAAAGGCGCGATCGCCTGGGAAAGGCAGCCCAATGGTTAGATTTAGCTCATTTAGCCAGCATTGAAGTTTACGATCATCATTTGCATCAGTCGGGCGATATTCCAGCCACCTTCACACAAATTGAGGCAGTGGGAGCGACCACCACTTTAATCGTGGAAAAGTTACAGGCCACTGAATTACAACTCCAACCCGTAGAGGCTTCGGTGATGGCCCTGGGAATTCATGTGGACACAGGTTCTCTCACCTTTCCCCAGACTACCGTTCGAGATGCTAAGGCCCTAGCCTGGTTAATGGAACAAGGAGCGCAAGTGCGGACGATCGCCGAATATGTGGAGCCAGGACTATCACCCATTTTGCAAACTCTCTTAACGGAAGCGATGGAAAATTTAGAGAGTTCGATGGTTTCTGGTTTTCGGATTACTTCGGTTTTACTGCACACAGATACTTTTATCCCTGGACTATCGAATCTGGCGGAAAAGCTGCTGGAATTGACGGAAAGTGATGCGTTACTGCTCGGTCATGGCTATCGTCAACGCCAGGATGAGGGTTTTTACCCCGATGTGAGGTTAACAGTGATTGGGCGCACCCGCATTGAGGGAACCAATTTGCAGCCCTTGTTTGTCCCTCTGGGCGGCGGGGGGCATAGTCAGGCGGCTTCGGTTAATTTACGGAATGTTGATCCGCAAAGCTGTTTAGCTCAACTGCGATCGCAACTGATTGACCAGATTCCCCAACCCCTGACGGCCAGAGATTTAATGTCTTCTCCAGTGCGTACCATTCGACCCCAGACCACTATTGAACAGGCCCAACGCATCCTATTTCGCTATGGCCATTCAGGCCTGTCGGTGGTGGATCGACCCGAACCCCTGGCCGATCAGGTTCAAAAACCCAACCAGGAGCGAGGGGAAGCCGGGCAAATTGATCGTCTGGTGGGAATTATTTCTCGACGAGATATTGATCTGGCCCTACATCACGGTTTTCGTCATGCTCCCGTGAAAGGCTATATGACCCGCCAGGTCAAAACCATCAGTCCCGATACCCTTTTGCCCGATATTGAAGCGATGATGGTGACGTTTGATTTGGGACGCTTGCCGGTGGTGGATCAAGGAAAATTAATTGGCATTGTTACCCGCACCGATGTTTTAAGGCAATTACACCGCGATCGCCAATTTTTGCATCGTCAACAGAGTAAAGATCCCCTCGTATCCTGTTTATTACCCGATTTCCGCGATCGCCTCCATCCGGCCCTTTGGCAGTTTTTAGAACAAGCGGCCCAAATTGCCCAGGCCCAGGGTTGGCATTTATATTTGGTCGGCGGGGCCATTCGCGATCTCTTATTAACAGGGCAAGGAGAAACCATGCTCTTACAGGATATTGATCTGGTGGTGGATGGTTTTCACGAAGCGGCTGAGGCTGAAGCCGGAGTGCAATTAGCGCGTCATTTACAGAACTGTTATCCCCAAACCCGACTTTCTGTTCACGGAGAATTCCAAACGGCGGCTCTGCTTTGGCATAAAGATCCCGAATTGGGGTCGCTTTGGGTGGATATTGCCACAGCCCGCACTGAATTTTATCCCTATCCGGCGGCTAATCCCCAGGTCGAAGCCAGTTCCATTCGTCAAGATTTGTACCGACGGGATTTTACCATCAATGCTTTAGCTTTGCGGCTGACAACGCCTAATCAGGGGGAATTGTTAGACTTTTTTGGCGGTATTTTAGATCTGCGATCGCGCCAAGTGCGAGTACTCCATGCCAACAGTTTTATCGAAGATCCGACGCGCATTTATCGGGCGGTGCGTTTTGCTGTGCGTTTAGGGTTTGCGATCGAACCTCAAACCGAATCCTACATTCGTTATGCTGTTGAAAGCGGTATTTATGAAAATCTAAAATTAGCGGATCATCCGGCTCCGGCCTTAACCACTCGCCTGAAAGCTGAGTTAAAGATCATCTTAGACAGTGTTTTTTGGCAAGCAGCCCTTAAAAAGTTATCGGATTTAGGCGCGTTGAAATGTTTGCATCCCCATCTGCAATTTAATGCCCCATTAGCTTGGCAGATGCGCTGGATAACACGATTAGAAAATGAGCCTAGAAAATCACGTTTGAGCAATTTTCAGACGACTGCCCTTCCCGAACCTTGGCTAGTGCGTTTGTTGATTTTATTAGCCTCTTTACCGGAGCGCGATCGAGGTAAAATTGCCACTAATCTCCAGTTACCCCAACCTCTGATTGATATTTTACAAAATTTAGCAGAAGCGGAAAAATGTTTAATTGAAACATTACCTCTCTGTCAGCGAGCCAGTGAAATTGCCAAACGATTACGAGCCTATAAACCCATCACATTAATCCTGGTAGCGGTGAGAAATAATAAAGCCATTCGCCGTCAAATTGTCTGGTATATAACCCAACTTTCCCAGGTGCAACTGCTCCTCAATGGCGATGATCTCAAAGCTCTAGGCTATAGACCAGGGCCGCAATTCAAAATTTTGTTAGAGGCTCTATTGATGGCGACTTTAGACAAAGAAATTACCAATCAAGCAGAAGCAGAAGTCTGGCTCAAAGAATTTTATCAAAATTAA
- a CDS encoding glycoside hydrolase family 18 protein → MGFTQDYPNVPDWVANSEEIQNGEMVKYQGNVFQGGFKFPNQAPGVGDPAYNGWRFYDELYDQTPHTPTEQAKVIAYIPTWRKEEGFNYANDEMYQYITHGIIAFLQFSEINLGEFEPKSVNDVYAVLSDVVNTGHRNGTRISIALGGAVDYGFLNLMTSIGNNPDNPLLDQAVQNVVNFVNLNNLDGVDLDLECWWDRNGDASKEQGGRPTNQGAHQAGYALTLFAQKLKQAMPDKLISAAIFGTSWFGNNYDPRLADYVDWLGIMTYDLTGSWNASPVGPHTTLFKIRNQESYVEEQQGEWPGGKDEAGNFNNPIFSVEDSLWYWTNPLFITWNGSGQNVPRNKVAGGVPIFGYDFAYGKDPDDLSGQVAPGYKVIRYKDILAQFPDAHTAPNANIKVSGSTPRPAFISASGNYPYAHNIYLETPDTAVTKLNFLKDVGAQGVIIWELSNEVWEEGKSIIKALYRNSGNPETRPALPSSENTTISEDFLGVFSGSWLAVDRSSNGFPQKFTIDRNIAGLRIAMISTNIRISGTPALAEYKGKLYCVYEGPDQQGTLYWATYDGSQWSNESDFGKRVETTGPPALAVYKDKLYCVHRGGKANSYLWYTIYDGESWTDDINMWRGVGTSRHNMPAVALAEYNGKLYCIHEGAGELSKFGTFDPRGSLGDGYLWCCTFDGNGWWSDDVRLDIPTSGGPGLAVLKGKLYCFHEGAEKDGQLWYCTFEGNTWSKDELFRAFNSDISDGFGRSIKAQTMFIQKSSSGEGRPVPLSGPPASAVMNDALFVMFQSENESGTLLTLNNNRTHQPEPPLPDNTFLTSSPSRIRISSSPALATFRDGIVAVAETVGDTGNLAYTVNTPAQQTGGFNLLMGERPAPYGSLPRYNIALNETGTNPENYPVELTRHHIVPYNRLRTLWNTMVQSGNLTNSAGGLFVEIGKLLRGVNSFNLAEQDRSAVIQLSDDIRSGRVSHNPNGPVASGWDSLQQVYTWLPGNVFIGPSQRSDDPGNGFERDAGSVVGNLSNWSDFNAAITTYENNPTSGNAQMAVRRLALIIRRRNQPFSLNPENWIISNNNANSPTYRLRNDTDHDEL, encoded by the coding sequence ATGGGATTTACTCAAGATTATCCAAATGTTCCTGACTGGGTAGCTAACAGTGAAGAAATCCAGAATGGAGAAATGGTCAAGTACCAAGGAAATGTATTTCAAGGTGGCTTCAAATTCCCAAACCAAGCACCAGGGGTAGGAGATCCCGCATATAACGGTTGGCGATTTTACGATGAGTTGTACGATCAAACACCTCACACCCCAACAGAACAAGCTAAAGTCATCGCCTATATTCCTACCTGGAGAAAGGAAGAGGGATTTAATTATGCCAATGATGAGATGTATCAATATATCACGCATGGAATAATCGCTTTTCTTCAATTTAGCGAGATCAATCTGGGTGAGTTTGAACCTAAGTCAGTCAATGATGTTTATGCAGTCCTCTCCGATGTTGTTAACACTGGACATCGCAACGGTACTAGAATCTCAATTGCATTGGGAGGTGCAGTTGATTACGGATTTCTCAATTTGATGACATCTATCGGAAATAACCCTGATAATCCGCTTCTGGATCAAGCAGTCCAAAATGTAGTAAATTTTGTCAACTTAAATAATTTAGATGGGGTAGATCTGGATTTAGAGTGTTGGTGGGATAGAAACGGCGATGCTAGTAAAGAACAAGGGGGAAGGCCTACAAATCAAGGCGCACACCAGGCAGGATATGCTCTGACTTTGTTTGCTCAAAAATTAAAGCAAGCTATGCCTGATAAATTGATCTCAGCAGCTATTTTTGGTACTTCATGGTTTGGAAATAATTATGATCCAAGATTGGCAGATTATGTAGATTGGCTGGGAATTATGACCTATGATCTTACTGGATCTTGGAATGCTTCTCCAGTGGGTCCACATACAACCCTCTTTAAAATTCGCAATCAAGAGTCTTATGTTGAAGAACAACAGGGAGAGTGGCCTGGTGGAAAGGATGAGGCTGGAAATTTCAATAATCCGATTTTTTCAGTCGAGGATTCTCTTTGGTATTGGACTAATCCCTTGTTTATTACTTGGAATGGATCTGGACAGAATGTCCCCAGAAATAAAGTAGCAGGAGGAGTGCCAATCTTTGGCTATGACTTTGCCTATGGAAAAGATCCAGACGATCTGAGTGGTCAGGTAGCTCCAGGATATAAGGTGATTCGGTATAAAGATATTCTGGCTCAATTTCCTGATGCTCATACCGCTCCAAACGCCAATATTAAAGTGTCGGGAAGTACGCCAAGACCTGCTTTTATCTCTGCTTCGGGCAACTATCCCTATGCTCACAATATTTATCTTGAAACTCCAGATACTGCTGTTACCAAACTAAATTTTTTAAAGGATGTCGGAGCGCAGGGAGTGATTATTTGGGAACTTTCCAATGAAGTTTGGGAAGAGGGTAAGAGTATTATTAAAGCACTTTACAGAAATTCGGGAAATCCAGAAACTCGACCAGCATTACCTTCTTCGGAGAATACGACAATTTCCGAGGATTTTCTTGGTGTCTTTAGTGGGTCATGGCTTGCAGTTGATAGGTCTTCCAATGGCTTCCCCCAGAAGTTTACCATTGACCGAAATATTGCGGGACTAAGAATTGCCATGATATCAACAAACATAAGAATATCTGGTACTCCTGCCTTAGCGGAATACAAGGGTAAGCTTTATTGCGTTTATGAAGGTCCAGATCAACAAGGAACGCTATACTGGGCGACTTATGATGGTAGTCAATGGTCTAATGAATCTGACTTTGGCAAAAGGGTTGAAACAACTGGTCCTCCAGCACTTGCAGTGTATAAAGATAAGCTTTATTGTGTTCACAGGGGAGGCAAGGCAAATTCATACTTATGGTATACCATTTATGATGGGGAGAGTTGGACTGACGACATTAATATGTGGCGGGGAGTAGGGACAAGTAGACATAATATGCCTGCTGTCGCTCTAGCTGAATACAATGGGAAGTTATACTGTATTCATGAGGGAGCAGGAGAGTTAAGTAAATTTGGTACATTTGATCCAAGAGGGAGTTTAGGAGATGGATATTTATGGTGCTGCACTTTTGATGGAAATGGTTGGTGGTCAGACGATGTGCGACTGGATATCCCAACATCTGGAGGACCAGGACTTGCAGTCTTAAAAGGTAAATTATATTGTTTTCATGAGGGAGCAGAGAAAGATGGACAACTTTGGTATTGCACTTTTGAAGGTAATACCTGGTCAAAAGATGAGTTATTTCGTGCTTTTAACAGCGACATTTCTGATGGATTTGGTCGGAGTATAAAGGCTCAAACCATGTTTATTCAGAAATCAAGCTCAGGTGAAGGTCGCCCTGTCCCTTTGTCTGGCCCCCCAGCCAGTGCGGTAATGAATGATGCGTTATTCGTCATGTTTCAATCGGAGAACGAATCAGGTACGCTTTTGACTTTAAATAACAATAGAACACATCAGCCTGAACCCCCTCTTCCTGATAATACATTTCTAACGAGTTCCCCTTCCCGTATAAGAATATCCAGTTCACCTGCATTAGCAACATTTAGAGACGGGATTGTAGCCGTTGCAGAGACGGTAGGTGACACGGGTAATCTAGCTTATACAGTTAATACACCAGCACAACAAACAGGAGGTTTTAATTTGTTAATGGGTGAGCGTCCTGCTCCTTACGGGTCACTTCCTCGGTACAATATAGCCTTAAACGAAACTGGGACGAACCCAGAGAACTATCCAGTAGAGCTTACCCGTCATCACATTGTCCCATACAATCGGCTGAGGACTTTATGGAACACGATGGTTCAAAGCGGTAACTTGACCAATTCAGCAGGCGGTTTGTTCGTCGAGATAGGGAAGTTATTGAGAGGTGTCAACAGTTTTAATTTAGCGGAGCAAGACCGATCAGCAGTAATCCAACTTTCGGATGATATTCGTTCTGGAAGAGTCAGTCATAACCCAAATGGTCCCGTCGCAAGTGGCTGGGATTCACTACAACAGGTTTATACATGGTTGCCTGGCAATGTTTTCATTGGACCATCTCAACGCAGTGACGATCCAGGCAACGGCTTTGAAAGGGATGCAGGGAGTGTTGTTGGTAACTTAAGCAATTGGTCCGACTTTAATGCTGCGATCACCACATATGAAAATAACCCGACCAGTGGAAACGCGCAAATGGCGGTGAGAAGACTTGCTCTTATTATTCGACGGCGAAACCAGCCCTTCTCTCTTAACCCTGAGAATTGGATAATATCAAACAATAACGCCAACTCCCCAACCTATCGCCTTAGAAACGATACCGATCATGATGAACTGTAA
- a CDS encoding LysM peptidoglycan-binding domain-containing protein, giving the protein MSRKQGQPPCQHTVESGDTFSNLALAYYGDGSDVNSQRIANANPGVSATGLQIGQQLQIP; this is encoded by the coding sequence ATGTCCCGTAAACAAGGTCAACCGCCCTGTCAACATACCGTAGAGTCTGGCGATACGTTTTCCAATCTTGCACTCGCCTACTATGGTGACGGCAGTGATGTAAACTCGCAAAGAATCGCAAATGCTAATCCAGGTGTTTCTGCTACAGGTTTACAAATTGGTCAGCAACTTCAAATTCCGTAA
- a CDS encoding sigma-70 family RNA polymerase sigma factor, with protein MKRLCQGDRPVFWQLWQPYQDCLQQKCLLWMNGNVENAEDAFSQVTLKAWEQLFIHADKITHLKAWLIRFTYNFCMDIHRAKGKTAIAVDNIEELAEATRAIEAPELSPLGSEVEIRMRLAINNLPMRLRSPFLMRFEEEMSYADIAQKLNISRDNVYKRISQARAILEPQMMAYYSDNKDFSFLEISLRSIKKESEIENTMNLDLSPNLSTEILPRQCLECCYCQSLHVRKNGKKRGKQNYFCKDCDRQFVESHAVRGYEAEIKERCLALYADGLSYRAIGRKMGIPHTTVINWVKEKIL; from the coding sequence TTGAAAAGGTTATGCCAAGGCGATCGCCCAGTTTTTTGGCAGTTGTGGCAACCGTACCAGGATTGTCTTCAGCAAAAATGTTTGCTTTGGATGAATGGCAATGTTGAGAACGCTGAAGATGCGTTTTCTCAGGTCACACTTAAAGCCTGGGAACAATTATTTATCCACGCTGATAAAATCACTCATCTTAAGGCTTGGTTAATTCGTTTTACCTATAATTTTTGTATGGACATCCATCGTGCTAAGGGTAAAACCGCGATCGCGGTGGATAATATTGAGGAATTGGCAGAAGCAACAAGGGCGATTGAGGCACCTGAGTTATCGCCCTTGGGTAGTGAGGTAGAAATAAGGATGCGTTTGGCGATTAATAATTTACCGATGCGACTGCGATCACCTTTTTTGATGCGATTTGAAGAGGAAATGTCCTATGCCGATATTGCCCAAAAACTGAATATTTCTAGGGATAATGTTTATAAACGAATTTCCCAGGCAAGAGCTATTTTAGAACCTCAAATGATGGCCTATTATTCAGACAATAAGGATTTTTCTTTCCTGGAAATTTCTCTGCGTTCTATTAAGAAGGAGTCAGAAATTGAGAATACCATGAATCTAGATTTATCACCCAATTTGTCAACGGAAATTTTACCACGTCAATGTTTGGAATGTTGTTATTGTCAATCTCTTCACGTTCGCAAAAATGGTAAGAAAAGAGGCAAACAAAATTATTTCTGTAAAGACTGCGATCGCCAGTTTGTTGAGTCCCATGCGGTTCGGGGTTACGAAGCAGAAATTAAGGAACGTTGTCTTGCTTTGTACGCTGATGGTCTAAGTTATCGGGCGATCGGACGGAAAATGGGAATTCCTCACACAACAGTTATTAATTGGGTTAAGGAAAAAATTTTATAA
- a CDS encoding CAP family protein has translation MSMAQEILDAHNSYRSQVGVPPLTWSDTLAREANEWAKHLSDTGTFGHSGAKGEGENIWMGTANSYSFAQMIQSFGNEKQHFVAGTFPNVSNTGNWADVGHYTQMVWSNTTQVGCAGWNRSDGKYVLVCRYSPPGNVLGQSVF, from the coding sequence ATGTCAATGGCACAAGAGATACTGGATGCTCACAACTCGTACCGATCACAAGTCGGTGTCCCACCTCTTACTTGGTCTGATACCTTGGCGAGGGAAGCCAATGAGTGGGCAAAACACCTTAGTGACACTGGAACATTTGGGCATAGTGGAGCGAAAGGGGAAGGAGAAAATATTTGGATGGGAACTGCCAATTCCTACTCTTTCGCGCAAATGATTCAGAGTTTTGGTAACGAAAAGCAACATTTTGTCGCTGGAACTTTCCCCAATGTTAGTAATACTGGCAATTGGGCTGATGTTGGTCATTATACTCAAATGGTTTGGAGCAATACTACGCAAGTAGGATGTGCGGGTTGGAACCGTAGTGATGGGAAATACGTACTTGTTTGTCGCTACAGTCCTCCAGGAAATGTTTTAGGCCAATCAGTTTTCTAA
- a CDS encoding Crp/Fnr family transcriptional regulator: protein MKEGEQIPPKLYCLREGTLELKKLSVSTGKESIIRLILGGELFAASAIFGNGVAPATVLCLTPSQVLTIERETLLNAISQTPEISFRILSVYNQRLQQLHNTVHSLIAEKAIVRLVKLIQYYQDVHGTRRLQAGELLNISLTYEQIGSSIGISYEECARLFKQLKGVISYRRGGKIIIQDRQKLNNL from the coding sequence ATGAAAGAAGGGGAGCAGATTCCGCCGAAATTATATTGCTTAAGAGAAGGAACGCTAGAACTCAAAAAGCTCTCTGTCAGTACTGGCAAGGAAAGCATCATCCGTTTAATTTTGGGGGGAGAATTGTTTGCGGCTTCGGCTATTTTTGGGAATGGAGTAGCTCCTGCAACCGTTTTGTGTCTCACGCCATCCCAGGTATTGACGATTGAACGAGAGACTTTATTGAACGCAATTAGTCAAACTCCCGAAATTAGTTTCAGAATTTTATCCGTGTATAATCAAAGATTGCAACAACTTCATAATACAGTACATAGCTTAATTGCCGAGAAAGCAATAGTGCGTTTAGTCAAACTCATTCAATATTATCAAGATGTTCATGGAACTCGTCGTTTGCAAGCGGGAGAATTATTAAATATTTCATTAACTTACGAGCAGATAGGCAGTAGTATTGGTATTAGTTATGAAGAATGTGCGCGTCTATTTAAACAATTAAAAGGCGTTATTAGCTATCGTAGAGGCGGTAAAATTATCATTCAAGATCGGCAAAAACTCAATAATCTCTAA
- a CDS encoding HNH endonuclease, whose translation MERLYLNKEIRRLVATRADYLCEYCLISERDTILGCAIDHIISIKHGGSSEIDNLAYCCVYCNRFKGSDIGSIILDKREFSRFYHPRWDNWGSHFKLNDCVIEAVSNIGEVTARILGFNDQTRLLERQLLINRRKYPSSSAIKRMNP comes from the coding sequence ATGGAGCGTCTTTATTTAAACAAAGAAATTCGTCGTTTGGTCGCAACAAGGGCAGACTATTTATGTGAATATTGCCTGATTTCTGAACGGGATACAATTTTAGGATGTGCCATTGATCATATTATTAGTATAAAACACGGTGGCTCATCTGAAATAGATAATTTAGCTTATTGTTGTGTCTATTGTAATCGTTTTAAAGGGAGTGACATTGGTTCAATTATTTTAGATAAAAGAGAATTCTCTCGTTTTTATCATCCTCGTTGGGATAATTGGGGATCACATTTTAAACTGAATGATTGTGTAATTGAAGCCGTAAGCAATATAGGGGAAGTAACGGCTAGGATTTTAGGTTTTAATGATCAAACTCGTTTATTGGAACGTCAATTGCTGATTAACAGAAGAAAATACCCTTCTTCCTCGGCAATCAAAAGAATGAATCCCTAA
- a CDS encoding type II toxin-antitoxin system RelB/DinJ family antitoxin, which translates to MQEQELITISVESNIKMMAEAIFEQLGMTKSEAIELFYRQVALTKDIYFIQKNLNRETMEAIEKVENSEGLTSYSSFAQLRQELEV; encoded by the coding sequence ATGCAAGAACAAGAGTTAATTACTATTTCCGTCGAATCCAATATCAAAATGATGGCTGAGGCAATTTTTGAGCAGTTGGGTATGACAAAAAGTGAAGCGATAGAATTATTTTATCGTCAAGTGGCATTGACAAAAGACATTTATTTTATTCAAAAAAATCTAAATCGTGAAACCATGGAAGCGATAGAAAAGGTAGAAAATAGTGAGGGTTTAACAAGCTATTCAAGTTTTGCTCAACTTCGTCAAGAGTTGGAGGTATAG
- a CDS encoding type II toxin-antitoxin system YafQ family toxin, which yields MFNVVVSSQFKKDLKRVSKRGKDINKMENVVNILQSGDNLDVRYRNHRLIGNWSAYWECHIEPDWLLIYQFTETELILVRTGSHSDLFD from the coding sequence TTGTTTAACGTTGTTGTCAGCAGTCAGTTTAAAAAGGATTTAAAACGAGTTAGCAAAAGGGGAAAGGATATAAACAAAATGGAAAATGTTGTGAATATTTTGCAATCTGGAGACAATCTCGATGTTCGTTATCGTAATCATCGTTTGATAGGCAATTGGTCTGCTTATTGGGAATGTCATATTGAACCTGATTGGTTATTGATTTATCAATTCACAGAAACTGAGTTGATTTTGGTTAGAACAGGGAGTCATAGTGATCTATTTGACTAA